The window GCTGGTGCGGGTTTGGGCTTCGGCTTTTCGGTGCGCGCGGGAGGAACAGTCTTTGGAGGCTCTGGTTTCTTTACCGGCGCGGGAGCCTGTGGAGCCTCGGCCATATCAAGCGGCGCGAGTTCGAGCAAATCAACCGGCGCAGGAGCAGCCGGCTTGGGCGCTGGGGCCTTTGGTTTCGGCGCGGGTGTCGGAGCAGGTTTTGGTTTGGGAGCCGGCTCGACCGCTTCGAGCATTACCACGTCATCGTCTTCTTCGGCGACCGGCGCGGGAGGTGGCGTTGGCTTGGATTTTGGTTTCGGCGCGGGGGCAGGTGGCGGTTCGTCGAGCCCCAGATCAAGGTCGAGATCGAGTTCCGGCGGCGGGGCGGCGGCCAGCGCAGCCGTGAGTAACTTCTTCGACTGAAACGCCGTCAGCAGGCCTTTGTCGACAAGTTTCTTGGCGATTAGTTCCGCAGTGACGTTCGGTTTGGCTTGCACCTGCTTGCGCAAAGTGGCAATCACTTGTGGCTCGAGCAAGCCCTGCTCTTCTGCGAGTTCCAGTATCTTCACTGCCGACATCGATGCTGCTGCTCCGTGTGCCTGCTCGGCTTGCTGGGTTGTTGCCGGATACCGCCGCGGGAGAGACATCGCGCACTGCTGCGCGCGAGTCGGGGTGTGAGTCAACAGAATCGTCGTGCCAATCCCGATTCGACTGGTAACGCCTGCTCGCTCTCAACTGCGGATAAGTATTCTGGCTGCTGTTCCGTCGCGGTCTAGACAAGGCAATATCGCGACACCCTGATTCTAATTCAACCTGCGCGGGGCTGCAGCCCCGCGAAAAAGATTCCAGCCACCCTTTCAGGGCTGTGCCAGATCGGCCTTCCGCCAGCGGTTGGCTGTTGAGTTTGTAATCTCCGGTAGCGTCCCCGAGCTCACTCCTTGGCTGGTTCGGTTGGACTGGCTGGCACTTCGGCCGGCGCTAGAGGTTCGATGGTGGTCGTCGGCGCTAAATCGGGCGGAGCCGATGGCGGCGGCGCGATCAGCATCGGCGGCATTGGTCTCGGTGCATCGACGGCCATCACGAAAAACGCCCCCGCACCAATGACCACGACCACTCCAATCAGCAGCAAGATCCCGAGGGCCAAAATAATCGCAACAACCGCGCCATTGCTGCTGTCGCTGCGGCGTTCTTCGTGACTCATGATGATTCTCCTATTCAGGCTGCCCACATCTTAATGCCGTTTCCACGATGAGACATCATTTCTTGTTATATTTGCAGGATGGCCGACGCGAGTTTTCCCAAAGTCTTTCATCTTCTCAAACAGGCGGAATTTGACCGCGTGTTTGCTACGCGAGCCTATGCCGCCGACGATCACTTGATCATTCATGGCTGCGCGAATGAACTGCCGATCAGTCGCCTGGGCCTGAGCGTTTCGAAGAAGTCTGGAAACTCCCCACAGCGGAATTATTGGAAGCGATCGATCCGCGAAGCGTTTCGTTTGAATCGCGAGCAAATGCCGCGCGGCATCGATATTGTCGTGAGGCCGCAAAAGGGAGCGAAGGCCGACAGCCTGGCCATTCAGCAATCGCTGCCGGTGCTGGTGCAAAAATTAGCCAAGCGTTTGAAACTGCCGTCACGGCCCACGGAGGAATCGGCATGATCGTCCTCCGTTGGCTGCGCGAAGCAGTCTCTGCCGTGCTGATCGGCTGCGTTCGCTTGTATCAGATTTTTCTGAGTCCGATCTTCGGCCGGCAGTGCCGGTTTCAGCCGACGTGCAGTCATTACTACATTGGCGCCGTGCAAAAGTACGGGCCGATCCGCGGCTCGCTTAAAGGGGCATGGCGAATCTGCCGTTGCAATCCGTTTTGTCAGGGCGGCTTTGATCCGCCGTAACCTAGCGAAGAAATAAGAGGAGCGATCGTTGGCGAAGTTGATTATCGGCTGCGGCTATTTGGGTTCGCGTGTGCTCGATCTATGGCTCGCGCGCGGCGAAAAGGTTTATGCAATGACGCGTTCGCCCGCGCGCGCTGCGGAATGGTCGCAGCGCGGCATCTCGCCGCTCGTTGCCGACATCGCTGCGCCTTTGAATATCGAGGCGCCAACGGACATTGACACTGTGTTGTTCGCCGTCGGCTTCGACGCCCAGGCCGGTCGCTCGATTCGCGAAGTTTATGTCGACGGCCTGGCGCGCGTGCTCGCTTGGTTGCCAGCAACGATTCGCCGTTTCATCTACATCAGTTCGACGGGCGTCTACGGTTCATTCCAAGGCGAATGGATCGACGAAATAGCTCCATGTGATCCGCAACGCGAGGGAGGCAAGGCTTGCCTCGCGGCAGAACAACTCCTCGCAAAATCCCCTTTCGCCGATCGCAGCGTTATTCTCCGCCTCGCCGGCATTTACGGCCCAGGGCGAATTCCGCGCGCGAAAGATTTGCTCGAAAACAAACCGCTCGATGCGACGCCAACAGGTTATCTGAATTTGATTCATGTTGCCGATGCCGCGCGAATCGTGTTGCTCGCCGAAAAACCTACGTCGCATTGTCTGCTCGTCAGCGATGGAGCACCGGTCGTCCGCGGCGAATATTACGCTGAGCTCGCCCGCCTCTTGAACGCCCCGCCGCCGCAATTTGCTCCTGCAGCCAATGAACCACCGGTCGCCAAGCGCGGCGCCGCCGACAAACGGATCAGCAACGCACGTCTCATAAGCGAACTATCGCCCGAGTTTCAATTCCCTGACTATCGCGCCGGCTTGTCCGATGCAGTCAAGCATTGGCAAGCTTCGTAAGCCATATTTCCATTTACTTGCCCGGCAATTGCCAGACCGGATCGAAATCTTCTTTCTCTTCCACCATTGCCTGCACTGTGCGATGCAGCAGTAACAGCGCCGGAGCGTCGGCGCCATGTTGCATTCGCCAATTCCCTAGAATTCGGGCAGCCGGAGAAAAACGACGATTCTCAAATTCCGTGAGGGCCGCTTCGTAGACGGCTTTGGCTTCGGGCCAATCAGGGCTGCCGGGCGGGACGAGCTGATACAAGTCAACTGCCTGCGCGATGTTGAAGACGCGCACCTGGCACAACCGGCGAGTCAAAAATTCCGGGCCGAGCTTGGCTTGCGTGGTGCCGGTGATCAGTAGTTTGCATTTCGCGTGCTTGGTGGCGCCCTGCACTCGGCTGGCGAGGTTTACGGTGTTGCCCAGCGGTCCGTATTTGAATTTGTGACTCGAGCCGATGTTGCCGACGCGGGCGATGCCGGTGTTGATACCAATTCCAATATCCAGCGGCTCCTTTAGCTCGCCTTGCCAGCGTTCGTTCAAGATCGGTAGTTGTTCCAGCATGGCAAGGGCAGCACGGCAGGCTCGCTCGGCATGATCAGGCTGTTCTTCCGGCGCACCCCACATGGCGAAGGTTTCATCGCCCACGTAATCGACCAGAACGCCGGACTCAGCCCGTACGCAATTTGAAATCGCATCCATCACGTCGCTGATCCAGTCGACCGTACGGGCGGCGCCGAGTCGTTCGCTGATGCGGCTGAAGCCGCGAATGTCGCAAAACAGCAGAGTCACTTCGGCATCGCGCACATTCAGCAGATCGGGCTGCAACGTGAGTTGCCGTGAAAGCTCTGGGCTGAAAAAGTTCGCAAACTGCACCTGCGCTTTGAGAGCGGCCTGCTCTTGCTCCAAACGGGCCAAGCCAGCCGCGATGCACCGAGCCAGCAGTTGCACGAAATTGGCTTCGCCTTCGTCGATCGAATCGACAATTCCCAGGCCGACTCCCTGCCGGTTGCCGCACAGCGCACCGATGACTTCCCACTGGCGATTAAAAATAGGCGCGGCGACAAATGCGTCGACGCCGGTGAGGCTTTCCATTTTTTCCGGTGTCGGCGACGGCGGTAACTGCCAGAAGGTTTGCTTCTTTTCTCGCACTAATCTAAGCACGGTCTGGCTGAAGTCCTTCGTCGCGCTCGAACCGACACGCGGCGAGATGTAGCGCGCCTGTTGCCGCCATTTGCCGTTTTCGAAAAAGAGTACCCAAGCCGAATGGAGCTTGGCGAGGTCCACCACCGCGCGAGCCGCCTTGTCGTAAAAATCGGCCGAGTTGGCGGCGCTTTCGAGCACATCCATCGCCGCTTGTACCCAGCGATCGACCGCCCGCGTCTCCTGGCTCAAATTCGCCGCCGACAAACTCTGAAAGGCCGTCTCCCCGAAGAAGCTCTGCCCCGGCCCATCGGAATCAAGATTCGGCAGGCTCTTGTACAGCGATTCGTCGATCAATTCGCGATCGGCAACGCGGCTCGCGTTCATCGGTTGCAGGCGAATCGCCGTAGTCCTGCCGAAACCGATCAGTGTTTCGCCTTCCAAAATGCGTTTCGCGCCTGGCTCAAGTGTGCCGTTGATATCGAGCAGATTGATCGCCCGGTTGGTGCTGATATTGGTGAGCTGGCAGCAGCCTCCTTCCAGCGGCTCCAGTAGGGCCTGATTCCGGGAGACTGACTTCTCCTCAGTCACCACGAGTCGTGGCCGGCCAGCGACAATCGCGGTCGCATACAGCAATTCCTCGGCGGCAGCCTGGCGCCCCAGTTCGATGGGACCGCTTACTTCGGCTGTGTGCGCGAGCTTGCCATCCTCATAGATGCGAATTTCCCAACGTTGGTTCATGGCGTGTCCTACGCAATTTCCAAACTAGCAATGATGAGCGCCAGGGGGCGGCATTCTAACAGGAATTGGCGGAGTCGCGGCGATTTGGCGGTCGACGTTTGCCGGGAGAAATCACTATGTTAGACTCTGCCACTAATAACTTGTGTTTGCGTCTGACCATCCCCGCCCAGACAGGAAATGGATTCCAGTGCTGAGTGACCGCCAGTCTTTTGTTGCCTTGCATTTGCGGTGGTTCATTGCCGCAATCCTGGCGACGGCGGGGGCGATCGCCTGGTACGCGCTGGAAGCGGCCGGCGGACTCCGCTGGCCCGGCGGCAGCTCGTTGGTTGGGCTGACGTATGGAATCGTGGCGGCAGGCATTATTCTCTTTGAATGCCTGCTCGGCCTGCGGCGAACTAGCTTCTTTCGCACCTCACGCTGGCTTGGCTCGGCGAAGTTTTGGATGAAGGCCCACATCTGGCTCGGGTTGCTCGCGGTGCCGCTGGTGCTCATGCACACGGGCTTTCACTGGGGTGGCTGGTTGTCGACCTTGGTGGCCGGGGCGTTTGCCTTAGTCACGGCCAGCGGCATTTTCGGTTGGTACATGCAAAACCTAATTCCTCGCTGGCTGATCGAAGCTGTACCGGAGGAAACAATTCATTCGCAAATCGATGCCGTCGCTGCTCAACTGTGTGCGGATGCTCGGCGAGCCGTCGGATTGCATGCGCCGCTCGCTGATGGCCACGAATTATCTTTTAAAGATTCGCGTCGAACTGGGAAGTTGATCATGGCTGGTGCGCCGCGTCGCGTGGGCACGATGGTCGAGCGCACGCCGCGGCCCAAACAGGAAGCAACGCAGGAACTCGCAATTCCGCAACTGCTGCGCGATGCCGTCGAGCAGGACATCGAGCCCTATCTGCTGACTGGCAAGAGCCCCGATCGTGGTTTGCACACGACGCATCGCGGCGTGTGGTATTTCGAAGAAATTCGCCGGCGCATCAATGACCGCGAGTTGCAAACCGTGGTCAGTACGCTCGCCCAGCTGTGCGAAAGACGGAGACAGATGAATACGCAGCAAGTGTTGCACTTCTGGCTGCACAGTTGGCTGTCGCTGCACTTGCCGCTGGCGATGATGCTGTTGATTTTGCTCGCCGCGCACGTGTGGTTTGCCCTGCGTTACAGTTAAGCAGTCATGATGACGACCCATTCACCAACGCCCGAATCGAGCAAGCAGCGCGCACTTCGGATCGTGCTCGACTACCATCGTCGCGGCGATCGACTGGTCCGCTCGAAGTATTTTTGGACATTCATCGGCACACTCGTCGCGCTCGCTTACGTTGCCTGGCTGTTTGTCGGCGGCACAAGCGCGCAGCAACAACTTTCGCCCGGTTCGCTGGCGGCGGTCCATTCGTCGCTGAATTCTGATTGCGCGAAGTGTCATCAGAATTTCAAACCACTGAGCGCCGATGCCAGCGGCTCGCGGATGTTGCTCGCCGCCTTTCATGAAACGCATCCAGCGAAAGTCAGCTGCCGCGATTGTCATCCTCAGCAAACCGATTTGCCGCATCATCCCAACCAGTTGTCCACCGATGAGATGAGCTGCGCTGCCTGCCACGTCGATCACCAAGGGAGCGGTGCTCAACTCGCCCGGCCAGCTGATCGCACTTGTACGGTGTGTCACGAAGATATGGCCAGCCATCGTACGCGTTCGCAGTTCGAGCCGGCCCTGCAAAGCGTCGCTCAATTTGCCCGCCTCGCGCCCGAACAATTTGCTCATCCCGGTTTTCGCTCGCTGCCTGCCGAAGACAAGAACGATTTCAAATTCAACCACCAGCTTCACCTGCTCCCCGGCCAATGGCCTAAGGACGGCAAGCCCGAAGGAGCCTGGAAACTCGGCCAGATTCCCGCCGAGTTGCGCGAGCAATTCAAAACCAGTCCCGATCAATCGCTCGATTCACTGGTGCAGCTCGATTGCAGCTCCTGCCACGTCACGGCGACAACCGATTCTGGCGCGTACATGTTGCCGGTCAATTTTGAGCGGCATTGCCAGGCCTGCCATTCGCTGACCGTGGCAAAGACCTTGGGCGGAAATACCCAAACCTGGAACATCCGGCATGGCTTGAAACAGCTCGAACTGCGCGACGTGCTGCTCGGCATATCGGCCTCGGTCGAAAAACAAGATTCCAGCGCAACGAAGCTCTCGCCAAATTCGCCGCTTGGTCCACCGCTGCCGGTTCCTGGCAGGACGCCGGGGTTCAATCTTGCGCAACAGCTAGGCGATCCTGGCCAAGTCGATGCGTGGCAAAAAAGCTTGTTTCGCGAACAATGCTTGAAGTGCCACACCGACGCTTCAGCCCTATCAGCGAAGGAAGCCGAGCCGATCGATTTCCTCAAGCCGCGGATTCCCGAACGCTGGTTCACGCACGGCGCTTTCAATCACCGCACGCACGAAGCCTGGGCCAATTGCCGCGATTGCCATGCGGGAGCTTACGCTACCGATGCCACCGGCAAACCACCGATTGATGACCAGCGCGTTCTCGTGCCGAACATCGACAACTGCGTGCAGTGTCACGCGTCCAAAAGTACGCACGAAAAATTCAAAGCCACCGCGCGCTTCGATTGCGCAGAGTGCCATCGCTATCACCCGACGGGAGCGCAACCGCATGTCGCTCCATAACCGCTTGCTGCTCGTATTTCTGGCCGTTGTCGTCGCTGGCTGCAAACCAGCCGTACCCGCGGCGAGCGTTTATCAACTCACCAACGTCGTCGAGTCGGTAGAAAACAGAGCAACTGCACCAGCCGACGTTCATTTCGTCGGCCGCAATTCCTGTTCGGCCACGGCCTGCCATGGCCAACCGCAAGCCGAATCGATCAACTGGCGAAACGCTCATCAAGCGTTCGAAGCCAACGATCCTCACCGACGGGCCTTCGATGTGCTCTACACCGCGCGCTCGGTGCGGATGTATCGCTTGCTGGCCGAGGATGAGGCGAAAACGATCGACGATGGAGTTTACCTGCGGTTCCTCGAGAAGAATTGCGTCGGCTGCCACGCTACGCCGCCGCAGGGAATGCCAGCCAATGGTGCATTCGCTCCGCAACCGAGCCCGGAAGTTTACTGGCAAGGCGTGTCGTGCGAATCGTGCCACGGCCCGGCCAGTCGTTGGCTGGGAACACACTATTCTCTCTCGTGGCCAGAGAATGCCACCGCACGAACCCACCAAGCGGCGAATGGCTTTCAGGACACGCGCAACTTAGATTCGCGCGCCGCGGTCTGCCTCAACTGTCATCAGGGACCTCGCCAACTGGGCGAGGAAACGTACGACGTCAATCACGATCTAATCGCAGCCGGGCATCCGCGTTTGAAATTCGAACTCCACTCCTACCTGGCCAACTTGCCCAAGCATTGGAGCGAAGCTCAAGAACTGCAGCGGCAACAAGCTGCCGATTCTCAACTAGCGGCGGCCTTCCACTTCAACACCTGGCGGGCAGGGCAGAACCAATCCGCGGCCCGCGAACAGCAGCTGCGAGAGTTCCGCACGAAGAAATCCGCTGATGGACTCAGCGGCTGGGCCGAGTTTGCCAATCACGATTGCCGTCATTGTCATCATCTGACTGCCGAACACACTTTTCGTTTGACGCATAACGAACCGAGTGCCCGACCCGATCTCTTTAAAAATGTTTCACTCACGCCGACACCAGCCGAGCGGGCCGGAGTGCTGCTGAAGCATCTGGACCAAAGTCGTAAACCGCAAAGCACCGCTCTGTTGCCGAGCAGCGATCAAGGTGTCGACATTTATCTCGCAGCCGCTGCGTTCGCTCGCGATTTTCCGCAAGAGCCGCCGTTCACTGACCTGACTCGTTTGCAGTGGCTCCTCGCGCAACAAGCAGGCAAAACTCAATACGACCTGCCGACCAATTTCGATCCAGAACAACCCGAACTGAGACAAGCCTTGAACGATTTGCAACAAGCTCTCGAGCGATTGGCCCAGCCGAATCGTAACGGGAGTCGCCGACCATGATCATTCAAGAGTTGCAGCATTTGCAACATCAGCACGGCTATCTGCCGCGACATGCGCTGCGGCAATTATCCGACCGCCTCGCCGTGCCCCTGTATCGCATTCAGGAAGTGGCCAGCTTCTTTCCGCACTTCCGCATCTTCGCCGATGAAGCCGCCGAAGCTCGCGAGATCGCCAAGCTGCCGCAGTGTGAAGTTGCCGTTTGTCGCGACATGGCTTGCCGGTTACGCGGCTCGGCCGTGATCGCCGATCAGTTGAAACAACTCCCCGCTGCGAAGAACGGAACGCTCGCGGTGCATGAAGTCTCTTGCCTAGGCCGCTGCGATCGCGCGCCAGCTGTGCGCGTTCATCAGAACGACAGCCACTCGGTGCGCAATTTGTTTGGGCGCTCGCCAGACGAGGTTGTGCAACTCGTTTCGCAGTCAACCGGCAGTGTGGCTGCCGATTTGCCCGATGACCGCGACGAAGATCTCGCGCTGGACGCTGGCAGCTGGAAGATCAATTGCTATGCCAATCAGCCGCCGGAGCAGCGTTACGCTGCCGTCAAGCAATGGCTGAACGTGCTACAGAATCCACCGCCGCCGCGCCGGCCTGATCCCAACGCGCCGCGCGACGACAGGCCGCAGCATCCGCTGATCGCCGCGCTCTGGACTGCCAATCTACTCGGCATGGGTGGCGCTGGCGGGCGAGCCTGGAAGAAATGGGAAGAAGTGCTGCGGGCCCGCGGGCAACACAAATATGTCGTCTGCAACGGCGACGAAAGTGAGCCCGGCACCTTCAAGGACCGCGAGATTTTTCTCCGCACGCCGAACCTGGTGCTGGAAGGAATGATCCTCGCCGGCCTGCTGCTGCGAGCTCGTCGTGGTTATGTCTACATCCGTCACGAATACGAAGAGCCGATCGCTGCCATGCGGGCCGAGATCGACCGGGCTCGCGCGGCCGGCGTGTGCGGCAAGAATATTCTCGGCAGTGGCATCGATTTTGACGTGGAAGTGTTCGTCTCACCTGGTGGATATATCTGCGGCGAACAAACCGCGCTGATCCAAGCCATTCAAGACGAACGAGCCGAGCCTCGCAACAGGCCGCCGGAGTTGCAAACCAATGGCCTGTGGGACATGCCGACGCTGCTCAACAACGTCGAGACCTTCGCCTGGGTTCCATCGATCCTCACACAAGATGGCAGCGACGGCAGTTGGTATTCGAAACTCGGCCAAGCCAAAGCCGCGCCGGTAAAAGAGGGCGCGCTCCCCCATTACCAAGGTGCGCGCTTCTTCTCCGTCTCCGGCGATGTCGCCAAGCCCGGCGTGGTCGAAGTGCCGATCGGCATCACGCTTGGCGAGCTTATCGACAACTACTGCGGCGGCATGCGTGACGGTAAAAAACTGAAAGCCGTCGCCACCTCAGGGCCCTCGGCTGGTTTTCTTCCCGCCGCAATTCCACTCGATGCGTTCAGTCCGCGCGTGCAGAAAAAGCTGGCCGAGCACAAGCTCGTCGCGCCCGGCGACAAGGAATTCGAACTCCGCCGTTTGCCGCTCGAGCTCGGTGTGGTCCGCGATTTGAATCTCATGCTCGGCGGCGGCATGGTGGTCTACGACGAGCGGGCCGATCTGGTCGACCAGGCAGTGGCTTGTCTTCGTTTTTATCAATCCGAATCGTGCGGCAAGTGTGTCCCCTGTCGCATTGGCTCCACCAAGATACTTGAGCTGGGCGAAGCCATTCAGCGGAAAGAACTGACCGTCAGCGAAGTTGAAGGGCTGTTGTCGACCTCCGGCGGCTTGGTGCTGGAGTTGTCGCAAACGATGGCCGAGACGGCGATCTGCGGCCTGGGCAACGTCGCGCCGAATCCATTGCGGACGCTGCTATCGTATTTTCCCGGCGATTTGCAACCTTATCTTCGAGCACGGAAGTAACGCACGATGCCGGCCAAACTGTTTGTCGACGAAATCGCGCGGGCCTGGGAAGAGGAAGGTCTCTTCGCGCGCGACTTGAATGGCCAGCTGATTCGCGCCGAAGAAGCGACTGCGAAACAGTACAGTGAGTTTGTCACGATGACGATCGACGGCCAGTCGATCTCGGTGCCGCGAGCGACTCCCGCCGTCGATTCGCAAGGGAATATTATTTTTCTCGATGCCTCGGGGCGAACGCAGCCGCGGGCGACGACGATTCTCGATGCCCGCAATGCACTTCGCCGGCAGACGGAAAACAAACCTGAAGCCTGCGAACATTTCATTCCGACACTTTGCCACTTGCCGCACTTGCAGCCCGCTGGCGTGTGTCGCGTTTGCTCGGTCGCCGTGGGCAGAAAGGACTCGACCGGTCGGATCACGGTACAGGACAAACTTGTGCCAGCCTGCATGCAGCCGGTGCAGCCAGGAATGCAGATTTTCACGCTCGATGCGCCAAGCGAGGCAGCTGATCCTGAAGACAAATCGCACGAAGTGGCGCAGGCCGCGCGGAATCGCGTGCGCGCGAATGTCAAAACGCTCATGGAGCTGCTCTCAGCCGACCATCTGCCTACGCAGCCACCTGTCGCCGCCGATTCCGATGCGGCGAGCGATTTGGAAAAGCTCCTTGCTCGGCTGCAAGCGAAAGGGATGCAAGTGCAGCGGAGTCGGCTCGCGACACGCGCTGCTTCGCCTGCGCCGGTAGTGGCCAGCGACACTTCTTCGCCGCTCATTCAAGTCAATCACGAGGCGTGCATCCTGTGCGATCGCTGCGTCCGCTCCTGCAGCGACATCAAGCAGAACTTTGTCATCGGCCGCACCGGCAAGGGTTACATCACGCAGATCGGTTTTGATCTCGATCAACCGATGGGCGAATCGACCTGCGTGGAGTGCGGCGAGTGTGCGCTGAATTGCCCGACGACCGCGCTGACCATCACCAAGCCGCCGGAAGAACCCGAGTGGTGGCTGGAGCAAGTCGGCGGCGTGAACAGCGTGACGAAGCAGAAGTTCCGCGGCCATCCGGGCAAAACAGCCGTCACGCCGGAGTCGCTCGCCGCGCATCGTTACTTCGGCCAGCTCAGCTATCGGCAGCGGCAGTGGTTTCAGTACTCGATTGTGCGCTGGGAACTGAAACCGGGCGAGGAGCTTTGCCGCCGCGGCGACTACGGCTTTACGGCGTTTCTGCTGGAGAGCGGGCAGTTTGAAGGCTGGCGCTCCGATCCGCGCGAAGCACTGACGGAAACAACGAAAACGGGCGGCATTTTCAGTTG is drawn from Anatilimnocola floriformis and contains these coding sequences:
- the rnpA gene encoding ribonuclease P protein component gives rise to the protein MADASFPKVFHLLKQAEFDRVFATRAYAADDHLIIHGCANELPISRLGLSVSKKSGNSPQRNYWKRSIREAFRLNREQMPRGIDIVVRPQKGAKADSLAIQQSLPVLVQKLAKRLKLPSRPTEESA
- the yidD gene encoding membrane protein insertion efficiency factor YidD, with the protein product MIVLRWLREAVSAVLIGCVRLYQIFLSPIFGRQCRFQPTCSHYYIGAVQKYGPIRGSLKGAWRICRCNPFCQGGFDPP
- a CDS encoding SDR family oxidoreductase gives rise to the protein MAKLIIGCGYLGSRVLDLWLARGEKVYAMTRSPARAAEWSQRGISPLVADIAAPLNIEAPTDIDTVLFAVGFDAQAGRSIREVYVDGLARVLAWLPATIRRFIYISSTGVYGSFQGEWIDEIAPCDPQREGGKACLAAEQLLAKSPFADRSVILRLAGIYGPGRIPRAKDLLENKPLDATPTGYLNLIHVADAARIVLLAEKPTSHCLLVSDGAPVVRGEYYAELARLLNAPPPQFAPAANEPPVAKRGAADKRISNARLISELSPEFQFPDYRAGLSDAVKHWQAS
- a CDS encoding adenylate/guanylate cyclase domain-containing protein, encoding MNQRWEIRIYEDGKLAHTAEVSGPIELGRQAAAEELLYATAIVAGRPRLVVTEEKSVSRNQALLEPLEGGCCQLTNISTNRAINLLDINGTLEPGAKRILEGETLIGFGRTTAIRLQPMNASRVADRELIDESLYKSLPNLDSDGPGQSFFGETAFQSLSAANLSQETRAVDRWVQAAMDVLESAANSADFYDKAARAVVDLAKLHSAWVLFFENGKWRQQARYISPRVGSSATKDFSQTVLRLVREKKQTFWQLPPSPTPEKMESLTGVDAFVAAPIFNRQWEVIGALCGNRQGVGLGIVDSIDEGEANFVQLLARCIAAGLARLEQEQAALKAQVQFANFFSPELSRQLTLQPDLLNVRDAEVTLLFCDIRGFSRISERLGAARTVDWISDVMDAISNCVRAESGVLVDYVGDETFAMWGAPEEQPDHAERACRAALAMLEQLPILNERWQGELKEPLDIGIGINTGIARVGNIGSSHKFKYGPLGNTVNLASRVQGATKHAKCKLLITGTTQAKLGPEFLTRRLCQVRVFNIAQAVDLYQLVPPGSPDWPEAKAVYEAALTEFENRRFSPAARILGNWRMQHGADAPALLLLHRTVQAMVEEKEDFDPVWQLPGK
- a CDS encoding cytochrome c3 family protein; this translates as MTTHSPTPESSKQRALRIVLDYHRRGDRLVRSKYFWTFIGTLVALAYVAWLFVGGTSAQQQLSPGSLAAVHSSLNSDCAKCHQNFKPLSADASGSRMLLAAFHETHPAKVSCRDCHPQQTDLPHHPNQLSTDEMSCAACHVDHQGSGAQLARPADRTCTVCHEDMASHRTRSQFEPALQSVAQFARLAPEQFAHPGFRSLPAEDKNDFKFNHQLHLLPGQWPKDGKPEGAWKLGQIPAELREQFKTSPDQSLDSLVQLDCSSCHVTATTDSGAYMLPVNFERHCQACHSLTVAKTLGGNTQTWNIRHGLKQLELRDVLLGISASVEKQDSSATKLSPNSPLGPPLPVPGRTPGFNLAQQLGDPGQVDAWQKSLFREQCLKCHTDASALSAKEAEPIDFLKPRIPERWFTHGAFNHRTHEAWANCRDCHAGAYATDATGKPPIDDQRVLVPNIDNCVQCHASKSTHEKFKATARFDCAECHRYHPTGAQPHVAP
- a CDS encoding cytochrome c family protein, producing the protein MSLHNRLLLVFLAVVVAGCKPAVPAASVYQLTNVVESVENRATAPADVHFVGRNSCSATACHGQPQAESINWRNAHQAFEANDPHRRAFDVLYTARSVRMYRLLAEDEAKTIDDGVYLRFLEKNCVGCHATPPQGMPANGAFAPQPSPEVYWQGVSCESCHGPASRWLGTHYSLSWPENATARTHQAANGFQDTRNLDSRAAVCLNCHQGPRQLGEETYDVNHDLIAAGHPRLKFELHSYLANLPKHWSEAQELQRQQAADSQLAAAFHFNTWRAGQNQSAAREQQLREFRTKKSADGLSGWAEFANHDCRHCHHLTAEHTFRLTHNEPSARPDLFKNVSLTPTPAERAGVLLKHLDQSRKPQSTALLPSSDQGVDIYLAAAAFARDFPQEPPFTDLTRLQWLLAQQAGKTQYDLPTNFDPEQPELRQALNDLQQALERLAQPNRNGSRRP
- a CDS encoding NADH-ubiquinone oxidoreductase-F iron-sulfur binding region domain-containing protein gives rise to the protein MIIQELQHLQHQHGYLPRHALRQLSDRLAVPLYRIQEVASFFPHFRIFADEAAEAREIAKLPQCEVAVCRDMACRLRGSAVIADQLKQLPAAKNGTLAVHEVSCLGRCDRAPAVRVHQNDSHSVRNLFGRSPDEVVQLVSQSTGSVAADLPDDRDEDLALDAGSWKINCYANQPPEQRYAAVKQWLNVLQNPPPPRRPDPNAPRDDRPQHPLIAALWTANLLGMGGAGGRAWKKWEEVLRARGQHKYVVCNGDESEPGTFKDREIFLRTPNLVLEGMILAGLLLRARRGYVYIRHEYEEPIAAMRAEIDRARAAGVCGKNILGSGIDFDVEVFVSPGGYICGEQTALIQAIQDERAEPRNRPPELQTNGLWDMPTLLNNVETFAWVPSILTQDGSDGSWYSKLGQAKAAPVKEGALPHYQGARFFSVSGDVAKPGVVEVPIGITLGELIDNYCGGMRDGKKLKAVATSGPSAGFLPAAIPLDAFSPRVQKKLAEHKLVAPGDKEFELRRLPLELGVVRDLNLMLGGGMVVYDERADLVDQAVACLRFYQSESCGKCVPCRIGSTKILELGEAIQRKELTVSEVEGLLSTSGGLVLELSQTMAETAICGLGNVAPNPLRTLLSYFPGDLQPYLRARK